The DNA segment aaaatgtgtgattaacttatatgtgtcatacttttttttattagaaggTGAGGCTGAACCCTCCACGGACATTCCAACTAGGTTGACACCCCCGGGACTATATGTGTCACACTTAGTTGTTAGTATTTTAAAAAAAGCAATAATTGTACTTGTGTTAGTAACGAACTAAATATGTTTGGAAGATTCGATCTGACacttaaataatagtcaaaccaACATTTTTAAAACGTTCAcaaatataaaagtaaaattaatgtTGTTTGAGAATATTAAAGTTAAGTTTGTACCATTTAATACCTTCAAATCAAggacaaagtaaaaaaaaagacCTATGATTTATctatttacaaaataaattatataattttaagttttgatgacaatcatggcatttttAAAATGAGGTTAAATATCAATCTAAGTTCTGATGACAACAAAATACGGACCATAAATCGAATTGCAACTATTAGGGGTGTACACAAAAATCCGAAAATCTGAAAAATCGAAAACCCAAActgaaaccaaaccgaaaataaaGTTAATCGGAACCGgtggactagtgtacggtttttaagtttaaaaataatggttaatggTTATAGTTACGGTTTCTTGATtccaaaaaccgcggttaaccgaaaccgaccgaatttcaattaaatataaaaataaatttatttatatggaTAAACAATTATTTAGTCCCTATAGTTTTTCATAACTCATTAATCAATCCACTAtttaattataaggtctctaaattttttttacttttaatggTTTAGTCCTTCTACAAATATTGACGTCAAATGAgatgaaaatatgtaaataactcTCAGTTAATTTATTACTGTCTCTCTAATTTCAGTTTATGcgggttttttttatatatttctgGATGTAGAaacaatgataaaattttattacttgtttttcaaaactttaaAGCCAGAAGTTTTATTAGGAacattttacctttttttatccgtttaattgttttttaacacatttttagacaaagatttgatatagggactaaacaatttaaCAGAATTAAAACTGAAGGATCATAATGCACGTACATCTCTCTCTCCGCagttaatctcttcaactcgcCATTGACCCGCCGCCTCcttcacaaaaaaaaagattttttttattatttttatttttatttactcatggttagaaaccgaaataaaaggttaaccgaccgaaataattgtCAACCAATTAGCGGTTAACTGAATTTAATGGACTAGCATATggttagtgtttttaaaaaatcgattaaatggttaaccgaccgaattaactttaatggactggttaaccgaccatgtgTACCCCTagcaactatatatataatgaacttaaatatcaatttagtttaaaaatcgtcaaattaatgaaaaatgtaaaatatccATCATGTGATTTATAGTTTTGATTTAGAGAGCTCTATTTTAAAAACGTGTTTCAtctatatgtaaaaataatttctTTAAGATAAAAGGTTCTTAATTATAATCAAAACTAAATATTTAGATACTAActaaatttaaccataacattTTAAGCAAAGTGCATATTTAGCTttaatgtatataaaaatataaatttaactttaatatttttaaacaaaatcaattttaacatcaattaaatattaattatatctaaaatatttaatatattactttttttttttggtaagaaaggaaaggaaaaaaacaaaaccaacaaaaaacctacaccgggatcagtctaggaaggctgactccaatcctatcctctaggagagaaggcaaaagaaaagaaggaggaacagatagggtagaaacacctaacattctcccatgcccagcagctgctaagcgatccgccacgcggttttgctccttaaaaatatgggagaaattaagatactcaaaggcaggacgaagcctcaaaatagctttgatgagattctggctcttcagacaaacagcctggctatctgaaatcctgttaatagcctccagattatcagattccaccgagagctttttaacactCATGCGAATGacgagtttaatacctgacaagataccccagagctccgcagaaaaggaggagcccgtccccaagttatgggtaaaccccgccatccaattgccaccagcatcccgaagaactcctccagcagcaattctgccattgctaaggcaggagccatcagtattcaacttagcaaacccttctctaggcttactccagccaactagcaggatctctttatccggggaggggcgaacaagggaatctctttcaaagcttttagtaataacaaagagtttcttcgagaagaaaaacagtaaatcaggaataaggacagccttacccgcaaataattcttcattcctccacttccagatttggtgacaagtaatagcaaagaggatgacaccgtgctccatgttggccagcaagttccccttggctccttgagagaacgagtccccttcagaaaaggccatgaaggaagggaggatgtgatgagggaagatcccttcccagatcttcttactatttggacaatccctcaaggcatggcaaaaggtttccacattgcctctgcatctactacagacACTAAACTCAGTCAAGTgtcttctgtgcctatccgcattcgtaAGGAGCCTGTCTTATACCCAAccaaaggaagctcctgatacggtaagggatcagtaaaaattctattaaaattaaaaattaaatccgCTTATTACTATTGATTTATTTCACTGTGGACTGAAACGAGTCACCGTCATAAACGATTCGAGTAGGTTCTTAGATTCTGGACCCtacgaaaatataaaaatagaagtaatagaaaaatcaaagcaCACAGGATGGCGCCACGTATAAAGCGCAGCCACTTGTTGTCATTCTCGAGTCTCTCACGTGTCAACTAGTACGTGCGAAGTAATTTGCATGGCCAAGCTTCGCTGTGGACCAGAACCAATAATATAACCAAAAGTGGGGTTTCTTCCATTCAGCTTCTCCCACGTGTTTTAAGTGGCCCcacttttcttctatttataCACCGCTTGGGTGGCACTTGAAAGAGCACGAAGGTTTGAGATTGATTTGCCTTTTCTTCTTTCATCCTCTAGCTTTGCAATCTCaatctcattcttcttctttctttttcaatcTCTCATTTCCTTTTTCTGTTACAAAATGTTCATTGAGAAGTTTCAGGTTGAAAGTCCTAATGTCAAGTATACAGAGTCTGAGATTCACTCTGTGTATAACTATGAAACCACTGAGCTTGTTCATGAAAGCAGAAATGGTACTTATCAGTGGATTGTTAAACCCAAAACTGTTCAATATGAGTTCAAGACCGATATCCATGTCCCCAAACTAGGGTTTGCACTCATTCACAactctcttttttatttatttttcactcATTTTCTGTTCTTTGTAGATTGCGATTTCTTGATCTGATTCCAGTTGGTGAGATTTTGAATCTTAcgttctctttttaatttttttaattagggTTATGCTTGTGGGTTGGGGAGGAAACAATGGTTGTACTCTGACCGGTGGGGTAATTGCGAACAGAGAGTgagtatatttatatattttaatttcagTTTCTATATATTCGTATCTGCAGCTTGctttaattaaacatttttaaaattGGGAATTTTGGTTGGTGGTTATGGAAATTTGTTTGTATTCGAATATTTAATTAATGTCGACATGTGGGTCTGGGTTTTACTCAGAGGAATCTCCTGGGCAACCAAGGACAAGGTTCAACAGGCAAATTACTTTGGTTCACTTACCCAGGCATCATCCATCCGAGTTGGGTCTTTCAATGGAGAGGAGATTTATGCTCCTTTCAAGAGCCTCCTCCCCATGGTATGCATTCCTTTTTTCAAAAAACATAATGTTTGTTTAGATTTAATTAATGAAGTTGAATTAAGCTCTTAATAATGAAGTACATTAATACAGGTGAACCCTGATGACATTGTGTTTGGTGGGTGGGACATTAGTGATATGAACCTAGCAGATGCTATGGCCAGGGCTAGGGTCTTTGACATTGATCTTCAGAAGCAATTGAGGCCTTATATGGAATCTATGGTTCCACTCCCTGGAATTTTTGATCCTGATTTCATTGCTGCTAATCAAGGCTCACGTGCTAACAATGTGCTTAAAGGCACTAAGAAAGAGCAGGTCGAGCAAATTGCAAAAGACATTAGGTATTGTTATCCCCATTTTTGTTCTGATTTAAGTATGGAATTGTTCTTTTTCTAATCTAAAAAAGGTAATTTTTCTTATTGTGTGGTGTTGCAACGAAAACAGGGAGTTTAAAGAGAAAAACAAAGTAGATAGGGTTGTTGTGCTTTGGACAGCCAACACTGAGAGGTATAGTAATGTTGTTGTGGGGCTAAATGACACTATGGAGAATTTATTAGCTTCTGTGGAGAAAAATGAAGCAGAAATATCTCCATCAACCTTGTACGCTTTGGCTTGTATCAATGAAAATATTCCTTTCATTAACGGAAGTCCACAGAACACTTTCGTTCCTGGTAATTTTAACATTAAAATCTTGTTTTTCTTCCTTATTAGAAGCTGCGGTTACCACAGGAAAAACTAAACAGAGTTGATTTACAGGACTCATTGATTTGGCTATTATGAGGAACAGTTTGATTGGTGGTGATGATTTCAAGAGTGGTCAGACCAAGATGAAATCTGTTCTGGTTGATTTCCTTGTTGGTGCTGGTATTAAGGTAtccaaataaagaaaaatcagaaatcTTATATGATTACATTTCTGCTTTTAGCTGATATGACgttttaaattgaattgaaagctTATGGATTACATTTCTGCTTAGCTGATAATGAAGTTTTTAATTGAATTGAAAGCTTATATGGATTACATTTCTGTTTCGCTGATAATGAAACAGAAAGCTTATGGATTTCATTTCTGTTTAGCTGACAATGAAgcttttaattgaatttatactATCTCATTTACATTTGAGATTGACGTTGATGGGTATTTACAATGTATTAATGCAGCCAACATCAATAGTGAGTTACAACCATTTAGGAAATAATGATGGTATGAACCTGTCAGCACCCCAAACTTTCCGTTCCAAGGAAATCTCAAAAAGCAATGTGGTAGATGACATGGTTTCCAGTAATGGAATCCTGTATGAACCTGGTGAACATCCTGACCATGTTGTTGTAATCAAGGTAATTTAATGTCACTTGTCCGTTTCTGTATAACTCATCTTTGTTCCGTCTTAATAACATTGTATTGTGTGGCCCTTGTAGTATGTGCCATATGTGGCAGATAGCAAGAGAGCTATGGATGAGTACACTTCAGAGATATTCATGGGTGGGAAAAACACCATTGTTTTGCACAATACCTGTGAGGATTCCCTCTTGGCTGCACCAATCATCCTTGATTTGGTCCTCCTTGCTGAGCTTAGTACCAGAATTCAGCTTAAGGCTGATGGGGAGGTGTGTGTCTGTTTCTTTACTTGCtgatatttatacatgaataTGAATATGACCCTTGTGGATTTAAATTGCAacttgaatattgttttgtgcAGGGAAAATTCCACTCTTTCCACCCTGTAGCTACCATTCTTAGTTACCTCACAAAGGCTCCTCTT comes from the Euphorbia lathyris chromosome 5, ddEupLath1.1, whole genome shotgun sequence genome and includes:
- the LOC136229277 gene encoding inositol-3-phosphate synthase 1: MFIEKFQVESPNVKYTESEIHSVYNYETTELVHESRNGTYQWIVKPKTVQYEFKTDIHVPKLGVMLVGWGGNNGCTLTGGVIANREGISWATKDKVQQANYFGSLTQASSIRVGSFNGEEIYAPFKSLLPMVNPDDIVFGGWDISDMNLADAMARARVFDIDLQKQLRPYMESMVPLPGIFDPDFIAANQGSRANNVLKGTKKEQVEQIAKDIREFKEKNKVDRVVVLWTANTERYSNVVVGLNDTMENLLASVEKNEAEISPSTLYALACINENIPFINGSPQNTFVPGLIDLAIMRNSLIGGDDFKSGQTKMKSVLVDFLVGAGIKPTSIVSYNHLGNNDGMNLSAPQTFRSKEISKSNVVDDMVSSNGILYEPGEHPDHVVVIKYVPYVADSKRAMDEYTSEIFMGGKNTIVLHNTCEDSLLAAPIILDLVLLAELSTRIQLKADGEGKFHSFHPVATILSYLTKAPLVPPGTPVVNALSKQRAMLENILRACVGLAPENNMILEYK